Proteins found in one Apostichopus japonicus isolate 1M-3 chromosome 16, ASM3797524v1, whole genome shotgun sequence genomic segment:
- the LOC139982654 gene encoding uncharacterized protein: MELFQISLIVTVVMVSLVKLSTTQELQDEDTSVYMVVTGRTETTTVFEDEGSGSGSGDDVIEFSTTPIGSTSSFSDAVMRFTSASSNATTDLPTHRVTVTESSGSDVTTGSDEVEMPTDRAISTESSGSDVTTELGESDEMTTTIDQLVTEIVDAVETTYDVTTNPADAEVTSPSLQLGDGSTTEAVNLSPPVAIVVVPSSVVPVCSSVTVSGVNSYSLSSSIVQYTWSVSSTGDVTEIESLLMTVNANDGEASFDLTGSDLSQVGAACTFTLTVTDENELQHSMTFDIEASSDETFSVGISTTIDTLAADRTDTFQLRSVVTFFEGCDSATDVPVQFSWSSNNLDVQSALGITSNSALTIPANTLSSGATTIFTLLVCLGSDSSYCASASQTITTTIPEIQAIISGPSTRLVGVSSGDLTFDGSTSNDPSDLPGDLSYSWSLEKFVDASFVQVTDATGNTIFAELVDATITFNSSLLSAGNVYRCTLTVTKGERAANQTVIIETTDVETIDVSLTVDSNSLHSDDILIAKCSYTTTDVVIVTWSITSIDDSTMVPLNDSALSVPLQRTTSATGSSIAVLTLAGDVLSPGNNYAIKCALTNQTGEDVGLASIDVTVFSKPISCQVSVADYTVLLEITLSTVGCVTSSVFPPLLYAYYYVANDNGDLKQLSLQSADSVVSVVGPRAFEVSNEVTFVAEVCDQVSSCEYFYTTATAHPVVMVTESEFVNFQQTYVTDLASSGDSLSALQNLNSILETVASTESSSAVDSATVAELQVNLLAAALSEADGASNVAVVLVDQINGINTTDLGSSAKEDLADTVTSILSDVTSSSDPISSTTLSSILITTQGLHSQGVDNSKISNVEEQVLKLITRNALTGGVPVEITTTDATYAVKKAAPCGELNVNSATSSSTVDMGDDVCNSYSSWSCGSDTVCLGVSIKTVFYDEGVDYISSSTSTATSLSSPVMKIDLGNDQTEENIVVDGLSSKISLSLPVTSFNADEPYACRYWDDVTDSWSSEGVETVVDSSTGTVQCRTSHLSAFVVVIDDTSSGVTSSSDVTEGNIVNADETTTTTTTTENTTENRQATVPTTFFSNPLYTTIIVVGVLFFLLCGMVFIFFCVLYICQRQQRKAITESQEIILGEIRTRREGRRSRPTTPRGKVTPEPPADDNGNTTKMAAVPPSHEMEDPKIAWI, encoded by the exons ATggaattatttcaaatatctctCATAGTTACAGTTGTTATGGTCTCACTAGTTAAGTTGTCGACCACTCAAGAACTTCAGGACGAAGATACATCCGTTTATATGGTCGTGACCGGCAGAACTGAAACAACGACTGTATTCGAAGACGAAGGGTCCGGATCAGGATCaggtgatgacgtcatcgagttTTCTACCACGCCCATTGGTTCAACTTCAAGCTTCTCCGATGCTGTGATGAGATTTACAAGTGCAAGTAGCAATGCGACTACGGATTTGCCTACTCATCGAGTAACTGTTACCGAATCAAGCGGAAGTGACGTAACAACTGGATCTGACGAAGTCGAAATGCCGACTGATAGAGCAATTTCTACCGAATCAAGCGGAAGTGACGTAACAACTGAATTGGGGGAATCTGACGAAATGACTACAACGATAGACCAACTGGTGACTGAGATAGTTGACGCAGTAGAGACGACATATGACGTCACCACAAACCCCGCCGATGCGGAAGTGACGTCACCGTCGTTACAGCTAGGTGACGGGTCAACCACTGAAGCTGTTAACCTATCGCCACCCGTAGCGATTGTGGTAGTTCCGTCGTCAGTGGTACCCGTATGCAGTTCAGTAACTGTTTCTGGTGTTAACTCCTACAGCTTGTCCagcagtatagtacagtataccTGGTCTGTTAGCAGTACTGGTGACGTCACAGAAATAGAATCACTTTTAATGACCGTCAATG CTAACGACGGGGAGGCTTCATTTGACCTCACTGGTTCGGACTTGAGTCAAGTCGGTGCTGCTTGTACCTTCACTTTGACCGTCACCGACGAAAATGAGCTCCAACAttccatgacctttgacattgagGCCTCAAGTGACGAGACGTTCTCCGTCGGTATATCGACAACTATTGACACCCTTGCAGCGGATCGAACAGACAC atTTCAGCTGAGGTCAGTTGTGACTTTTTTCGAAGGCTGTGATTCGGCTACTGATGTGCCGGTGCAATTTAGCTGGTCATCGAATAACTTGGATGTTCAATCCGCTCTCGGTATTACATCTAACAGCGCCCTCACAATACCAGCGAACACCTTATCTT CTGGTGCCACCACTATATTTACACTCCTAGTCTGTCTTGGTAGTGACAGTTCTTACTGCGCAAGCGCATCACagacaataacaacaaccaTACCAGAAATCCAGGCAATTATCAGCGGTCCTTCTACCCGATTGGTTGGTGTATCATCTGGTGACCTGACGTTTGATGGATCGACGTCAAACGACCCTTCTGATCTGCCTGGCGACCTGAGCTATAGCTGGTCTCTGGAGAAG TTTGTCGACGCTAGTTTCGTACAGGTTACAGACGCTACAGGAAATACTattttcgcggaactggtagaTGCAACGATAACATTTAACAGCAGTTTATTATCAGCAGGAAATGTATACCGCTGTACCTTGACTGTTACCAAGGGAGAACGTGCAGCTAATCAGACAGTGATAATAGAAACGACTGACGTGGAGACTATTGAT GTTTCTCTGACAGTGGATAGTAATTCTCTTCATTCGGATGATATCCTCATCGCTAAATGCTCTTACACGACCACAGATGTCGTCATAGTCACGTGGTCTATTACGTCAATAGATG ATTCTACTATGGTACCTTTGAATGACTCGGCCTTGTCTGTTCCATTACAACGTACAACAAGCGCCACCGGGTCGTCTATAGCAGTCCTTACACTTGCGGGAG ATGTGCTATCACCTGGTAACAATTACGCAATCAAGTGCGCTTTAACCAATCAAACTGGAGAAGACGTCGGTCTAGCATCAATTGACGTCACAGTGTTCTCTAAGCCAATCAGTTGCCAGGTATCAGTGGCAGACTACACAGTGCTTCTCGAG ATCACACTCAGTACTGTTGGTTGTGTGACGTCATCTGTTTTCCCGCCTTTGCTCTATGCGTACTATTACGTTGCCAATGACAACGGAGATCTTAAACAGCTGTCGCTACAAAGCGCAGACTCAGTAGTTTCGGTCGTCGGTCCAAGAGCATTTGAGGTCTCCAACGAGGTCACTTTCGTTGCAGAG GTTTGTGACCAAGTGTCCAGCTGTGAGTACTTCTACACAACGGCAACTGCACACCCCGTTGTTATGGTTACCGAATCTGAATTCGTCAACTTTCAACAAACCTACGTCACAGATCTTGCATCATCAG GTGACAGTCTTTCAGCTCTGCAGAATTTGAATTCAATCTTAGAAACTGTTGCAAGCACGGAGTCCTCGTCAGCTGTAGACAGCGCGACTGTCGCTGAACTTCAGGTCAACCTACTAGCTGCCGCACTATCCGAGGCAGATGGCGCCAGCAACGTAGCCGTGGTACTCGTGGATCAAATCAATGGGATCAATACAACTGATCTAGGATCAAGTGCTAAAG AAGATTTAGCCGATACGGTGACCAGCATCCTCTCTGACGTCACAAGTAGCTCCGATCCGATCAGTAGCACCACGTTGTCCTCCATCCTAATTACAACACAGGGGTTACATTCACAGGGAGTGGACAATAGTAAAATCAG TAACGTCGAGGAACAGGTTTTGAAACTAATAACGAGGAACGCTTTAACCGGCGGTGTTCCCGTCGAGATCACTACGACTGACGCTACCTACGCAGTGAAGAAGGCCGCACCTTGCGGGGAATTAAATGTAAATAGCGCCACTAGTTCATCTACCGTCGATATGGGTGATGACGTATGCAACAG TTATTCGAGCTGGTCATGTGGCAGTGATACCGTCTGTCTAGGTGTCAGTATCAAGACTGTCTTTTACGATGAGGGAGTGGATTACATCTCATCTTCAACATCAACAGCGACCTCTCTTTCCTCTCCGGTGATGAAGATCGACTTAGGGAATGATCAAACTG AGGAAAATATCGTTGTAGACGGTCTTTCCTCCAAGATATCTCTCTCACTaccagtgacgtcattcaatGCCGACGAACCGTACGCTTGTCGGTACTgggatgacgtcacagattcaTGGAGCTCCGAAGGCGTCGAGACAGTCGTTGACAGCTCGACGGGAACAGTTCAGTGTAGGACGAGTCATCTCTCCGCGTTTGTGGTCGTGATAGATGACACGTCATCAGGCGTCACGTCATCGAGTGACGTCACAGAAGGCAACATCGTCAATGCCGACGagaccaccaccaccactaccaccaccgAGAACACCACAGAGAATAGACAAG CCACGGTTCCGACTACATTCTTCAGTAATCCACTCTATACGACTATTATAGTGGTTGGTGTCCTCTTCTTTCTCCTCTGTGGAATGgtcttcatcttcttctgtgttctCTACATCTGCCAACGACAGCAACGGAAAGCGATAACCGAGTCGCAAGAAATTATCCTGGGCGAGATTCGAACACGGAGGGAAGGTAGACGATCTAGGCCGACCACTCCCCGTGGAAAAGTGACTCCTGAACCGCCAGCAGATGATAATGGTAACACAACCAAAATGGCGGCTGTACCCCCTTCGCACGAAATGGAAGACCCCAAGATTGCTTGGATAtga